CATTGATGAAGAGAGGGAATATGTAATGAGGGCAAGAGCCAGGCATCCAGCATCCGGAGCATTCATCCTGGAGAAGGCAATTGAAAGTGAGGAGGGGATAAATATCCCACACAACCGCATTCACAGGATCCTTAAAGAGAATGGACTGGCAAAAGATGAACCCAGGAAGCAGAGACGCCAGAAGTGGGTCCGGTATGAGAG
This genomic stretch from Thermoplasmata archaeon harbors:
- a CDS encoding IS481 family transposase — its product is MGALPRYRERGEYPYPKKPGASPKLIIDEEREYVMRARARHPASGAFILEKAIESEEGINIPHNRIHRILKENGLAKDEPRKQRRQKWVRYE